The Aphis gossypii isolate Hap1 chromosome 3, ASM2018417v2, whole genome shotgun sequence genome includes a region encoding these proteins:
- the LOC114119245 gene encoding uncharacterized protein LOC114119245: MVVINDQYMNEEDSTNAITIADTEQSIPIPIVEEPDMTTWLSENVPESSLPTAVSVETEPILSNENDDTRLSIASNNTVNDTSIKVYTEFEMKKERLMWQNKIDKIKKEEQEMYKSIFNECRDNCVLTLENYKEESEERESKLKKHIDELKQDIVTIKHYFIRYTYSIQQSGIKDLEILVITQIKKNDMPQYEMNYYGFRRQLNSMLDAVKKKTNMSNGDRVELWFLSYNAVQDFKNCKSYIYERAEENRIQLKMNGNNIIGLNSSNFDIVESIRDFGESAGMIELNKNILQTVIEMSGKQIRTDSDRAKIERMKEVIREESDEMIKDIYKYTIPHYYLS; this comes from the coding sequence ATGGTCGTGATAAACGACCAGTATATGAACGAGGAGGACTCGACGAACGCGATCACCATTGCTGACACTGAACAATCTATCCCTATTCCAATAGTTGAAGAACCAGATATGACTACCTGGTTATCGGAAAATGTTCCAGAGTCATCACTGCCAACCGCCGTATCGGTTGAAACAGAACCTATATTATCCAATGAAAATGATGATACTCGTTTGTCAATTGCGTCAAACAATACGGTTAACGATACATCGATAAAAGTGTATACGGAGTTTGAAATGAAAAAGGAACGCTTAATGtggcaaaataaaattgataaaataaaaaaagaggaACAAGAGATGTATAAATCGATTTTCAATGAATGCAGAGACAATTGTGTGCTGACCTTAGAGAATTATAAAGAAGAGTCTGAAGAAAGAGAATCTAAACTCAAAAAACATATCGACGAGTTAAAACAAGACATCGtaactataaaacattacTTTATACGTTACACATACAGCATACAGCAATCTGGCATAAAGGATCTCGAAATATTGgtaataacacaaataaaaaaaaacgatatgcCACAATATGAAATGAATTATTACGGTTTCCGTCGTCAACTGAACAGTATGCTAGACGCCGTAAAGAAAAAGACCAACATGTCGAACGGTGATCGTGTCGAGTTATGGTTTTTGTCTTACAATGCTGTACAAGATTTCAAAAATTGCAAgtcatatatttatgaaaggGCAGAAGAGAATCGAATACAATTGAAGATGAATGGTAATAACATAATTGGGTTAAATTCATCTAATTTCGACATCGTCGAATCGATACGTGATTTTGGAGAGTCTGCGGGCATGATCGAACTCAATAAGAATATCTTACAAACCGTTATAGAAATGTCCGGAAAACAAATAAGAACCGACAGCGATCGAGCCAAAATTGAACGGATGAAGGAAGTCATCAGGGAAGAGTCTGATGAAATGATTAAGgacatatacaaatatacaataccaCATTATTACCTAAGCtag